A stretch of the Chloroflexota bacterium genome encodes the following:
- a CDS encoding electron transfer flavoprotein subunit beta/FixA family protein: MAINIIVCVKQVMDPETPASAFNIDPDAKKVVPAPGIPPVVNGFDENAVEAALRLKDNGDAAKITVISIGNGFVMDVMKKPLSMGADELVLIDDEGLDGLDAFATATVLTEAIKKVGEYDLVLCGRQASDWDQAHVPLGIAEMLELPCITLAQNIEVVDDGLIVQRALTDGYEVVEAPMPTLVTVTNELGEPRYPTLRGIMQASRKQPTNWSTADVGLDASALEPKLTLTELYIPVSDNQVEVIEGEDDADAGRKLALRLREERLI; encoded by the coding sequence ATGGCGATCAACATAATTGTGTGCGTGAAGCAGGTGATGGATCCAGAGACGCCCGCTTCCGCCTTCAACATCGACCCGGATGCGAAGAAAGTCGTTCCTGCGCCGGGGATACCGCCGGTCGTCAACGGCTTTGACGAGAACGCTGTCGAGGCTGCGCTGCGGCTAAAGGACAACGGCGACGCGGCGAAGATTACAGTCATATCCATCGGCAACGGCTTCGTGATGGATGTGATGAAAAAGCCGCTTTCGATGGGAGCGGACGAACTCGTGCTCATCGACGACGAAGGGCTGGACGGCCTTGACGCCTTCGCCACTGCAACGGTGCTGACGGAAGCGATCAAAAAGGTCGGCGAGTACGACCTCGTGCTGTGCGGCAGGCAGGCATCCGACTGGGATCAGGCGCACGTGCCGCTGGGCATCGCGGAGATGCTTGAGTTGCCGTGCATCACGTTGGCGCAGAACATTGAAGTTGTGGACGACGGCCTCATCGTGCAGCGTGCGCTGACGGACGGATACGAAGTCGTCGAGGCGCCTATGCCCACGCTGGTCACGGTCACAAACGAACTGGGCGAGCCGCGCTACCCGACTCTGCGCGGCATTATGCAGGCGAGCCGCAAGCAGCCGACGAACTGGAGCACCGCCGATGTCGGTTTGGATGCGTCCGCGCTCGAACCAAAGCTGACGCTGACTGAACTGTACATCCCGGTCAGCGATAATCAAGTTGAAGTAATTGAAGGCGAGGACGACGCTGACGCTGGCAGGAAGCTTGCGCTGCGGCTGCGCGAAGAACGGCTCATTTAG